Genomic window (Macaca nemestrina isolate mMacNem1 unplaced genomic scaffold, mMacNem.hap1 Scaffold_46, whole genome shotgun sequence):
GTGCGGGGAGTAACTTTGATTTCTGCCTTCGCAAAGGAGGCGCCTGGGTGCCGGGAGATCCCCACGCTTTCCTGGGTTCtcaaaggagagaagagctggagGCCTGTGCGTTCATaggagaggggctgggggtggatTCCTGTCTCCAAGGAGGAAGGGGCTGGAGTCCGGGTTCCTAGGTTCTCAAAGGAGAGGAGCTGAGTCTCGGACTCCATCATCCTCAAAAACTGGGGTCTAGAGGGCTGGGTTCCTGGATCCTCgaagagggaggaggcagggggccTGGATTCCTGGGTTCTCACTGTGAatctctgcccctcccccagaccATGTCGCCTGAAGAATGGACGTATCTAGTGGTTCTTCTTATCTCCATCCCCATCGGCTTCCTCTTTAAGAAAGCCGGTGAGTCAGGCTCCCTCCGCAGTGGAAAATAAAGGGGGAGACCCTCTGGAAGGTTCCAGGCTTATGCTGTCCCTTCCCCCTGCAGGTCCTGGGCTGAAGAGATGGGAGGCAGCTGCTGTGGGCCTGGGGCTCACCTTGTTCACCTGTGGCCCCCACACTTTGCATTCTCTGATCACCATCCTTGGGACCTAGGCCCTCATTCAGGCCCAGCCCTGGTGAGAATTTgatggagggaggagagggagaggagggcagaggaggaagtAACCTGTTTCCTCTTTGGGTCTTTCTCAGCTTCTGCCTCATCTCTGGCTGTCTGGCTGTCTCTTGTTGATCAGCTCCTTTCtctgtttcatgttttttttttctttctttctttcttttttgagatggagtttcgctcttattgcccaggctggagttcaatggtgcgatctcagctcactgcaacctccacctcccgggttcaagcgattcttttgccccagcctcccgagtagctgggattacaggcatgcaccaccatgcctggctaattttgtatttttagtagagatggggtttctccacattggtcaggctggtttcgaactcctgaccttgtgatctgcctgcctcagcctcccaaagtgctggaattacgggtgtgATCCACCGTATCCAGCCTCTTCATCTGCTTTTCTTCCTCCCCCGCCTTCTGCATCTGGTCCCTGTGTGTTTGTCCCAGTACGCTACATCCATGTCATGGAGAGAGGTGGGTGGTGTGTCTGCTGGCCCTGCCACCATTCATATTCATTCGTATCCACACCCCTCTTCTTGAGCCCTGGAccttggaaataaagaaaaagtggaggATTGCAAAGTCTTCACCTGAAGCTTCTCTGAATCTCATTCTTCTCTGTtgctgtgtgtttctgtgtggcTGAGCCTCTTCTCCCCATTTCAATCATACTCATTCCATCCCTACATCCACCCTCCAgtcctctctctctgcccttctgTGTTTTTGTCTCTGAATGAATGGGGAGAGTTGGGGGAGGATTGGTGGCTGGACTCGGGGAGTGGGTGGCCAAGGCTGAGACTTATGTGCCCAACACAACGCACCTCCTGCTTTTGCCCAGCTCCTGCCCCACCCTGGCTCTGGCCTGGACCTTCTCCTATCTCCTGTTCTTCCGAGCCTTCAGCCTGCTGGGCCTGCCAACTCCCACGCCCTTCACCAATGTCATCCAGCTGCTACTGACGCTGAAGGTCAGACTTGGGGCTtgccactcccctccagcctccctgTGGGCCCCTTCACCTCCCCACTTTACCTCCCCCTCCAGTTGCTCCTGGATTTTACCTCCTGCACACCCTGGGGGTGGGTCGCCACCACACTGCTGCCCTGGGCATAGGGTTCCCCATTCACATGCTCTTGGGCAGGTCTTCACCTCCCAGCTCCTCCTGGGGTGAGGAAATAACCCATGTGGGGTAACAGTAGGTGCCATTGGGTGCTTGCTGTGAGCCAGAGGCCCAGCTGGGTGGTTTACCAACATGCTGTCCTTGAATCTCTGTAGCTAGCTATTTTGCAAAGGAGAAAAACCAGCTCTGGGGAGAAGGTACTTGTTGAAGGGCACAAAACTAGGGCATCCAGGTCTGGCTCCTGGTCATCTGGGAAGATGGGTGAAAACAGACTCCCAGGGCCCACCCCAGACCCACAGAGTCACAGTTTCCTACTGGAGACTTATCTGTGAACACAGCGGTCATGCTAGGTAGGGAGCAGCCTCCACAGCATTCAGCATGCCCCACGGGAGCTCAGCAGTGGCAGGAGTAGGTTGGATGAGAGAGGGGTTAGAGGAGGAGCATTTCAGGCCGTAGGGATGACGTGTGTGGAGGGGAGCAGGATGGGTTCACCTGCTGCACCAGCCACATCCGCTTTCTGGGAAGAGCAAAAGGGAATGGGCAGCAGGGCTGACACCATGCTAGGTCTGGCTGGCGACCGTGAGGACTTGGGACTTCTTCCCATGGAGGACTGAGATCTGCTGGAAGAGGGGATTTTTGGTTTGCTGCCAGAAGAGGCAATGTGACCAGTTTCTAATGTTTACAAATACtagttctggccaggcgcggtggcttacgcctgtaatcccagcactttgggaggctgaggcaggcggatcacctgaggtggggagtttgagaccagcctgaccaaaatggagaaaccctgtctctactaaaaatacaaaaaattagccgggtgtggtggcacacacctgtaatcccagctactcgggaagctgaggcaggagaattgcttgaacccaggaggcagaggttgtggtgagctgagatcgtgccattgcactccagcctgggcaacaagagcgaaactccatctcaaaaataaataaatagaaatactcATTCTAGGCCAGGTGCTCACGCcttggctcacgcctttaatcccagcactttgggaggctgatgtgggtggattacctgaggtcaggagtttgagaccagtctggccaacatactaaaactccatctctactaaaaatacaaaaatgagccggtgtggtggctcacacctgtaatcccagctacttgggaggttgaggcaggagaattgcttgaacctggaaggtggaggttgcagtgagccaagatcccaccatcgcattccagcctgggcctccccgggcgagactccatctcaaaaaataaaaataaaaaaatactggtTCTGGATGTTAAAGGAGAATTGAAGTGGAACAGGGTGAGATGGAATGGACTCCGATAAAGGGATCCTCCTTTATCCAAGTCCAGGTGACAGACTGTGGTGCCTTGATACAGGCTGTCAGCTATGGGTAGGTCTGAGCTGCAGCAGGAAATGCGCATTTGGGATGATTGAAGGAGTGGCCACCGTGTGGGCAGGATGTAGAGAAGCGAAAAGGGATGGtgccagctgggtgcggtggctcatgcctgtaatccgagcactttgggaggccgaggtgggtggatcacgaggttgagagattgagaccatcctggctaacatggtgaaaccccatctctactaaaaatacaaaaaattagccgggcgtggtggccggcgcctgtagtcccagctactggggaggctgaggcagcagaatgggtgaacccgggaggcagagcttgcagtgagccaagatagtgccactacactccatcctgggtgacagagcaagactgcctcaaaaaaaaaggggtggTGCCTGAACCCCAGACCAGCAGCAGGAGCCATTTCCAACTCAAGGCCCAGGGGAAGTGGGTCAGGTTGTGGTACCTCGATGGAAAAAGGGTTGTgtaggcctggtgcagtgactcatacttgtacaatcccagtgctttgggaggtcatagtgggaggattgctggaggccaggagtttaagaccagcctgggcaatatagtgagactctgtctctacaaaaaaaaaataatttttttttttaagacagaatctcgctctgtcacccaggctggagggcagtggtatgatgtcactgcaacctctgcctcccaggttccagcgattctcccgcttcagcctctcgagtagctggaactacaggcacccaccaccacacctggctaatctttatatttttagtagagacggggtttcactgtcttggctgggctggtctcaaacccctgacatcaagtgatctgcccgcctaggccaaccaaagtgctgggattacaggcgtgagccaccacatcacaCCAGgccctatatttttctttttctttctttttttttttgagacggagtttcactcttgttgcccaggctggagtacaatagcacgatcttggctcaccacgaactccacctcccgggttcaagcaattctcctgcctcggcttcctgagtagctggaattacaggcatgcatcaccatgcccggctaattttttgtatttttagtagagacggggtttctccttgttggtcaggctggtctcaaactcgcaatctcaggtgatctgcccacttcccaaagtgctgggattacaggcgccagccaccacgccaggccaacattatttttgttaaagagtGAGTAGAGCCACCCACCTTGAAACGATCTATCAAGGGTGATGGCCAGCCCAAGGCTATCTCACAAGGGAATAAAAGCCCTGCCCTCCCTCTCCTGACTTTGTCCGACTCCAGCCAGGGATTTCTATGGACAACCCAGCCACAAGCTGGAAGAACGAAATCTATTGATATAGGGTGGACCTTGGGACTGGTGGGAAAGGGTGGAGAGTACAACATATTCAGCTCAGTAGTGGAGATGAAAAGAGGCAACAGAGTCAAACTTAAGGGATtttaaggcaggcagattacttgaggccagaagttcgagaccagcctggccagctgaggcatgagaattgcttgagtccccaggaggcagaggctgcagtgagccgacatcgtgccactctactccagcctgggtgacagagcaaaacttgtctcaaaaaaaaaaaagagagatcggATTTGGGGAGTGAGGGAGTAAGGGAGGTTTTGGGCTTGAACAATTTGGTGGCCTATTGTTTGAGGGGAGACACTAGAAGAGGATCTACTTTGTGGGGCGGGTAACATCGTCTTCCATTTCCAGTGCGTTTTGGGGTGCCTGGAGACATTCGAGTCTAAATGCCAATAAGCCACTTGATGGATAGGTCTGGGGCTGGGGTAGCGTTTGAGCATCATCAGTGTGTGGATAGTATCGAAACCTCTGTGACTGCCTGAGAGCAGGTAAGGACAGAACAGGGAAGGCGGGGAGGAGGGCCTGGGACTGATCCCTGGGGAACACTGCCCAGCTAGAGGCCTTACACACAACCTAGATATGCAGAGCTGCGAGCATGCAGCACCCCTTGGCTGCAGAGGGCAGCAGCACAAAGGAGATGGGTGTGGGGAAGGGCCCAAAGTCTGACCTGGCCCCTTGCTCACCCCCTTCCGCCCTGCTGGTGAGCCTGGCCAGTGAAGTCCAGGacctgcacctggcccagaggaagGAAATGACCTCGGGTTTCAACAAGGGGCCCACCCTGGGGCTGCTGCCTGACGTGCCCTCCTTAATGGAGACGCTCAGCTACAGTTACTGCTACATGGGAATCATGACAGGTGAGTGGGCCTGCCCAACAGCTCTGTCTCTCCGCCGCCCTGAGTGCCTGTTCTGTGTTCCCGCCCTGCCCGGGGCAACCTCCATCCTAGCATCTGCTGCTGTGAGGGTGAGCATGTGTCTGGGTCTACATCTCACGCCTCCGCTGGACCAGAGCTGCTTCGGGGTAGAAGCTGGCTATTCTCAGCCTAAGTGATTCCTTGCTCTTCTCTTCTCCTGTAGCTTATCGGGagcacagagaagagagaaaggaggtaaAGATCTATGTCAACCTGATTTTTTTGCTGCCTAGATAACAAATATTCACAGCTTAGGGTCCACTTTCAgtttaaggaaatatttttcatctgGGCATGGGGActgacgcctataatctcagcactgtgggaggctgagaccagaggattgcttgaggccaagagttcaagatccaCTTGGCCAACGTAGCAAGatcccatccctttattttaaacctttatttttaaaaaataaataaatataaaattaaaagggccgggtgcagtgactcacgcccgtaatcccagcactttgggaggccgagacgggcagatctcctgaggtcaggagtttgagaccagcctggccaacatggtgaaaccccgtctctactaaaaatacagaaattagccgggcatggtggtctgcgcctgtaatcccaactacttgggaggctgagacgggagaatcgcttgaacccaggaggcagaggttgcagtgagccgagactgcaccactgcactccaacctgggcaacagagcaagattctgtctcaaaaaatatatatgtatgtcggccaggcgtggtggtctgtaatcccagcactttgggaggccaaggcgggtggattacaaggtcaggagatcaagaccatcctggctaacacagtgaaaccctgtctctactaaaaatacaaaaaattagctgggcgtggtagcgggcacctgtagtcccagctacccaggaggctgaggcgggagaatggcgtgaacctgggaggcagagcttgcagtgagccaagattgcgccactgcattccagcctggatgacagagcaagtttccgtctcaaaaatatatatatatgtatatatatttatatatataatatgtgtgtgcatgtgtatatatatgtgtatatatatgtatatatatgtgtgaaatttttaaaaaagatttttcattaatgtttacctcatcagttttttttttcaataacagCTTTAGGGAACTCTAATTCACATATTCATCCAGTTAAAACATACAACTCTTGGCTTCTTtgatttcctgaaaaaaaaaaagaaagaaaaagaaaaaccaacataCAACTCCCTGATTTTTAGTATATCCACAGAGTTGTGCAAACATGACCACTGTGTAGTTATTTTCAGAACAATTTCATACCCTGCAAAGAAACCCCATATCCATCATCCCCCAAACCTCCATCCATCCCTGGAAACCAGTAATTGACTTTCTATTTGTAAAGATTTGCCTGTTCCAGACATTGtacttataaatggaatcacacaacatgtggtcttatttattttaatttgttttttttctttctttttttttttttttatttttaacttcccATGCTACATTGACCTAAACATATGGTCTTTGGTgaacatacaaaaattttaaCCCTGGTCCCTTCTGTGAATCACACTGCTTCCTCCCTAGGCCAGATCACCATCATGTTGTAGCTAAAGTTCCACAGCTATCTCctagtttctttccttcctccctccctccctccttccctccttccctccctccctggctggAACGCAGTAGCAcagtcactgctcactgcagcctgggctcaaatgatcctcccgcctcagcccttccagtagctgggattacaggtgccctccaccacacctggctaatttttattttttgtagtgatggggtcttgccgttttgcccaggctggtctcgaactcttgggctcaagcagtcctcccagctaggcctcccaaagtgctgggattccaggtgtgagccaccgcgccggcccctctttctaattttctgtcactgtctctgtctctctgagttTCTTGTCCCCCCGTCTCTCATTCCTTATCCCCATTTCCCTGGGTCTCTGTCCCTACCCTTGGGGTATCCCCGGCGCCCAGTCTctgcccctctctctccctcttccccccttccctccaagctccctctcctccttctgcGGACTTGAGCTCTGCCCATCTGCCTGTCTGATGGCGGCCCTCCCTCCCCGCCCCACAGGCCCGTTCTTCCGCTACCGCACCTACCTGGACTGGCTGGAGCAGCCCTTCCCCGGGGCCGTGCCCAGCCTGCGGCCCCTGCTGCGCCGCGCCTGGCCGGCCCCGCTCTTCGGCCTGCTGTTcctgctctcctcccacctcttccGGCTGGAGGCTGTGCGCGAGGACGCCTTCTACGCCCCCGGCTGCCCGCCTGCCTCTTCTACATGATCCCGTCTTCTTTGCCTTCCGCATGCGCTTCTGCGTGGCCTGGATTGCTGCCGACTTCGGGGCCTACCCCATGGCCGCCAAAGCCCGGGCCAGGGGCGGCCCCACCCTCCAATGCCCACCCCCCAGCAGGTCAGGCGGCGCGAGGGAGGCTTCCCAAGACCCagcagcccccacctccaaggGCTGGCTCTGCCCCCAGCAGG
Coding sequences:
- the LOC105497013 gene encoding LOW QUALITY PROTEIN: lysophospholipid acyltransferase 7 (The sequence of the model RefSeq protein was modified relative to this genomic sequence to represent the inferred CDS: inserted 2 bases in 2 codons; deleted 1 base in 1 codon; substituted 3 bases at 3 genomic stop codons); the encoded protein is MSPEEWTYLVVLLISIPIGFLFKKAGPGLKRWEAAAVGLGLTLFTCGPHTLHSLITILGTXALIQAQPCSCPTLALAWTFSYLLFFRAFSLLGLPTPTPFTNVIQLLLTLKLVSLASEVQDLHLAQRKEMTSGFNKGPTLGLLPDVPSLMETLSYSYCYMGIMTGPFFRYRTYLDWLEQPFPGAVPSLRPLLRRAWPAPLFGLLFLLSSHLFRLEAVREDAFYAXRLPACLFYMXPVFFAFRMRFCVAWIAADFGAYPMAAKARARGGPTLQCPPPSSPEKAASLEYTDYETIRNINCYGTDFCMRVRDGMRYWNMTVXWWLAQYIYKSAPASSYVLRSAWTMLLSAYWRSLHPGYYLSFLTIPLCLAAEGRLESALRGQLSPWGQKAXDWVHWFLKMRAYDYMCMGFVLLSLADTLRYWASIYFCIHFLALAGLGLGLALGGGSPSRRKAASQPTSLAPEKLQEE